One Mucilaginibacter ginkgonis genomic region harbors:
- a CDS encoding Gfo/Idh/MocA family protein, which produces MSTNRRKFLKQFGSTILLSSAGLSSLAAKEDMDRRILFSEKRITANDKIRIATIGMGIMGFNDTYAALTVPGVELAGVCDLYTGRLQRAKEVFGQTLFVTSDYRQILDRKDIDAVIIATSDNWHSRIAIEAMRKGKAVYSEKPMVHYISEGLAEIQAQKETKAVFQVGSQRVSSVAYQKARELYHSGAIGKINSIEASFNRQSALGAWQYTIPLDAGPQTVDWARFQEPEKVKHDYDNNRFFRWRNYREYGTGVAGDLFVHLLSGIHFITGSKGPDKIYSIGNTVFWKDGRNVPDVMSAVLEYPDTKEHPAFQVTLRVNFISGEGDRSTTKIVGSEGVIDLSGEGDGFTLYKNKMPVAPGIGGWDSLFTYPEAMQKQLMANYNKKYSATDQATPATDKILYHAPDGYNASNDHFANFMDSIRTGKPVVENAVFGFRAAAPCLACNDSYFENKVIHWDAENMRIV; this is translated from the coding sequence ATGTCTACAAACCGCCGTAAGTTTCTGAAGCAATTTGGCAGCACTATATTATTGTCGTCAGCCGGGCTAAGCAGCCTTGCTGCCAAAGAGGATATGGACCGCCGCATTCTATTTTCTGAAAAGAGGATAACAGCTAATGACAAGATACGCATTGCTACCATAGGCATGGGTATTATGGGGTTTAATGATACTTACGCAGCACTTACGGTGCCGGGTGTTGAATTGGCAGGGGTTTGTGATTTGTATACCGGGCGTTTACAACGTGCAAAAGAAGTATTTGGTCAGACCTTGTTCGTAACAAGCGATTACCGTCAAATACTTGATCGAAAGGACATTGACGCCGTGATCATTGCCACCAGTGACAACTGGCACAGCCGTATAGCCATTGAAGCAATGCGTAAAGGCAAGGCGGTTTATAGCGAAAAGCCGATGGTGCATTATATAAGTGAAGGACTGGCAGAAATACAAGCTCAAAAAGAAACTAAAGCAGTGTTTCAGGTAGGCAGCCAGCGGGTAAGCAGCGTAGCATATCAAAAGGCCCGCGAACTTTACCACAGCGGGGCTATAGGTAAGATCAACTCTATAGAGGCGTCATTTAACCGTCAAAGCGCTCTGGGTGCTTGGCAATATACCATTCCGCTTGATGCCGGGCCGCAAACAGTAGATTGGGCGCGGTTTCAAGAGCCTGAAAAAGTAAAGCACGACTACGATAATAATCGCTTTTTCCGTTGGAGAAATTACCGGGAGTATGGTACAGGTGTAGCAGGCGACTTGTTCGTGCATTTGCTATCCGGCATACACTTTATTACGGGCAGTAAAGGGCCGGATAAGATTTATTCCATAGGCAATACTGTATTTTGGAAAGATGGAAGAAATGTACCAGACGTAATGAGTGCCGTACTTGAATATCCTGATACCAAAGAACATCCGGCTTTTCAGGTTACTCTACGTGTCAATTTTATAAGCGGCGAGGGCGACCGTTCAACAACAAAAATTGTTGGAAGTGAGGGCGTAATTGATTTATCCGGTGAAGGTGACGGATTTACTTTGTACAAAAATAAGATGCCGGTGGCGCCAGGTATAGGCGGGTGGGATTCTTTGTTTACTTACCCAGAGGCCATGCAGAAACAATTAATGGCTAACTATAACAAAAAATATTCTGCAACGGATCAGGCGACACCAGCTACCGATAAAATATTATATCATGCTCCGGATGGCTACAACGCGTCAAATGATCACTTTGCGAACTTTATGGATAGCATCCGTACCGGCAAGCCGGTTGTTGAAAACGCCGTGTTCGGCTTTCGCGCGGCAGCACCATGTCTAGCCTGTAATGACAGCTACTTTGAAAACAAAGTGATCCATTGGGATGCAGAGAATATGAGGATAGTTTAA
- the carB gene encoding carbamoyl-phosphate synthase large subunit codes for MPKDTSIKSVLIIGSGPIIIGQACEFDYAGSQASLSLKDEGITVSIINSNPATIMTDKVIADNVYLLPLNCESIEKILQEQKIDAVLPTMGGQTALNLCIEADERGLWKKYGVRIIGVDIAAIEKTENREAFRQLMVEIGVGVATSKIANSFLEGKEAAQQIGFPLVIRPSYTLGGTGGGFVHKKEEFDAALSRGLQASPTHEVLVEQAVLGWKEYELELLRDGNDNVIIICSIENFDPMGIHTGDSITVAPAMTLSDRCYQSMRDQAIKMMRAIGNFAGGCNVQFSVNPADESIIAIEINPRVSRSSALASKATGYPIAKIASKLAIGYNLDELENQITKTTSAYFEPTLDYVIVKIPRWNFDKFKGANKYLGLQMKSVGEVMGIGRSFSEALQKACQSLEIGRAGLGADGRQSRNLEEIMESLERPSWDRLFHVYDALSLGVPIESVRKATKIDRWFLNQIQELVNFENELRRYSVNNIPVDIFNTVKQKGFSDVQIAWILGGNTTEEDVYKRRKELGLNRVYKMVDTCAAEFPAKTPYYYSTYEGENESVVSDKKKIIVLGSGPNRIGQGIEFDYSCVHGLLAAKEAGYEAIMINCNPETVSTDFNMADKLYFEPVFWEHVREIIDLEKPEGVIVQLGGQTALKMAEKLHEHGIKIIGTSFNDMDIAEDRGRFSDLLKELDIPYPKYGVAETAEEAIEVAHEVGYPVLVRPSYVLGGQGMSIVINDEDLERAVVNLLKNLPGNRVLIDHFLDRAAEAESDSICDGEEVHIIGMMEHIEPAGIHSGDSSAVLPPFDLPDTVLEQMDRYSKKIAKALNVKGLLNIQFAIKDEKVYVIEANPRASRTVPFIAKAYDVPYINIAAKIMLGVNTLKDFTIVRKLEGYAIKEPVFSFDKFPEVNKELGPEMKSTGEAIRFIPNLQDPYFRHLYKEKSMYLSR; via the coding sequence ATGCCTAAAGACACCTCTATAAAATCTGTTTTGATCATCGGTTCGGGACCAATAATTATTGGCCAGGCTTGTGAGTTTGATTATGCCGGTTCGCAAGCATCTTTGTCGCTTAAAGACGAAGGTATCACCGTGTCCATTATAAACAGCAACCCGGCAACCATCATGACCGATAAGGTCATTGCCGACAATGTTTATTTGCTGCCGTTAAATTGCGAGAGTATAGAGAAGATCTTACAGGAGCAGAAAATAGATGCGGTGCTGCCTACCATGGGCGGCCAAACTGCGTTGAACCTTTGCATTGAAGCAGATGAGCGCGGGCTATGGAAAAAATATGGCGTGCGCATTATTGGGGTTGATATTGCTGCTATAGAAAAAACAGAAAACCGCGAGGCTTTCCGCCAGTTGATGGTAGAAATTGGCGTGGGTGTAGCAACATCAAAGATCGCTAACTCTTTCCTTGAAGGTAAAGAGGCCGCGCAGCAGATCGGTTTCCCATTGGTTATTCGTCCAAGCTACACGCTTGGTGGTACCGGCGGTGGCTTTGTGCACAAAAAAGAAGAGTTTGATGCCGCACTTAGCCGCGGTTTACAGGCATCGCCAACGCACGAAGTTTTGGTTGAGCAGGCTGTATTGGGCTGGAAAGAATATGAGTTGGAGTTATTGCGCGATGGTAACGATAATGTAATCATTATCTGCTCTATTGAGAACTTCGATCCGATGGGTATCCACACCGGCGACTCGATCACTGTTGCACCCGCCATGACCCTAAGCGACCGCTGTTATCAAAGCATGCGCGACCAGGCCATAAAAATGATGCGCGCCATTGGCAATTTCGCAGGTGGTTGTAACGTACAATTCTCTGTCAATCCTGCTGATGAAAGCATTATCGCTATCGAGATCAATCCGCGCGTAAGCCGTTCATCAGCATTGGCATCAAAAGCTACAGGTTATCCTATCGCGAAAATTGCTTCCAAGTTGGCTATTGGTTATAACCTGGACGAACTGGAAAACCAGATTACTAAAACAACATCAGCCTACTTTGAGCCGACGCTGGATTATGTGATCGTTAAGATCCCTCGCTGGAACTTCGATAAATTTAAAGGCGCTAACAAATACCTGGGCTTGCAGATGAAATCTGTAGGTGAAGTGATGGGCATTGGCCGTAGTTTTTCTGAAGCTTTGCAAAAGGCTTGTCAAAGTCTGGAGATCGGCCGTGCAGGTCTAGGAGCGGATGGCCGCCAGAGCCGTAATCTGGAAGAAATTATGGAAAGCCTTGAACGCCCAAGCTGGGACAGGTTATTCCATGTATATGACGCATTAAGTCTGGGTGTGCCTATCGAGTCGGTGCGCAAAGCAACTAAAATAGACCGCTGGTTCTTAAACCAGATACAAGAATTAGTAAACTTTGAAAACGAATTGCGCCGCTATTCTGTCAATAATATTCCTGTTGATATTTTTAATACGGTAAAGCAAAAAGGATTTTCTGATGTGCAGATCGCGTGGATTTTGGGCGGAAATACTACAGAAGAAGATGTTTACAAACGCCGAAAAGAACTTGGCCTAAATCGGGTTTACAAAATGGTAGATACCTGCGCTGCGGAGTTCCCGGCAAAGACGCCATACTATTATTCGACTTACGAAGGCGAGAATGAATCCGTAGTATCTGACAAAAAGAAGATCATTGTGTTAGGTTCAGGCCCTAACCGTATTGGTCAGGGTATTGAGTTTGATTACAGCTGCGTTCACGGCTTATTAGCGGCCAAAGAAGCGGGTTACGAAGCCATCATGATTAATTGTAACCCTGAGACCGTATCGACCGACTTTAACATGGCCGATAAACTATACTTTGAGCCGGTATTCTGGGAGCATGTTCGCGAGATCATCGACTTGGAGAAACCCGAAGGTGTAATTGTACAACTTGGTGGCCAAACTGCCTTAAAGATGGCGGAAAAGCTGCATGAACATGGTATAAAGATCATCGGTACGTCTTTTAACGATATGGACATTGCCGAAGACCGAGGCCGTTTCTCTGACTTACTAAAAGAATTGGACATACCGTACCCGAAATATGGCGTCGCAGAAACAGCGGAGGAAGCCATCGAAGTAGCGCATGAAGTTGGCTATCCTGTTCTTGTCCGTCCAAGCTATGTATTAGGCGGTCAGGGAATGAGTATTGTCATCAACGATGAAGACCTGGAACGCGCGGTTGTTAATCTGCTAAAAAACCTGCCGGGTAACCGTGTATTAATAGACCATTTCTTAGACCGTGCTGCAGAAGCAGAGTCAGACTCAATTTGTGATGGTGAGGAAGTACATATAATTGGTATGATGGAGCATATCGAGCCTGCCGGTATCCACTCAGGCGACTCATCTGCGGTATTACCGCCGTTTGATCTACCTGACACAGTATTAGAACAAATGGACCGCTATTCTAAGAAAATAGCTAAAGCACTTAACGTAAAAGGTCTCCTTAATATACAGTTTGCAATAAAAGACGAAAAGGTGTATGTGATAGAAGCTAACCCTCGTGCATCGCGTACGGTGCCATTTATCGCCAAAGCTTACGATGTGCCATATATCAATATTGCAGCAAAGATTATGTTAGGTGTGAATACGCTTAAAGATTTCACCATTGTGCGCAAATTAGAGGGTTATGCCATTAAAGAGCCCGTATTCTCTTTCGATAAATTCCCGGAAGTAAACAAAGAATTAGGCCCAGAAATGAAATCGACGGGTGAAGCCATACGTTTTATACCAAATTTGCAGGACCCGTATTTCCGCCATTTATACAAAGAGAAATCAATGTATTTAAGCAGGTAA
- the thiL gene encoding thiamine-phosphate kinase, with the protein MFENTDKTNINELGEFGLIDHLTKNFEIKKSTTVKGIGDDAAVLNPGDKKVLISTDMLLEGIHFDLAYTPLKHLGYKAIQVNLSDIFAMNAIPQQVTVSIGMSSKYTLEAIEDLYEGIYVACEKYGVDLIGGDTTASKQGLVISVTVLGYADEKDITYRNGAEEGDLICVSGDLGGAYVGLQLLEREKMVYLENPNIQPDLEGKDYIVERQLKPEARVDVVDLLKSRGIKPTAMIDVSDGLASELLHICKQSNKGCNLYEEKIPIDPMTYDTAREFNLDPTVCALSGGEDYELLFTIKQTDYDKIKHDVDVSIIGYITEPAAGLNLISKSGQVHELKAQGWNAFE; encoded by the coding sequence TTGTTTGAAAACACTGATAAAACCAATATAAATGAGTTAGGCGAATTTGGCCTGATAGATCACCTCACCAAAAACTTTGAGATCAAAAAAAGTACTACAGTAAAAGGTATTGGCGATGATGCTGCGGTGCTGAACCCTGGCGATAAAAAAGTATTGATATCAACTGATATGTTACTAGAAGGCATTCATTTCGATTTGGCCTATACACCGCTTAAGCATTTAGGATACAAAGCGATACAGGTAAACTTGAGCGACATTTTTGCCATGAATGCTATACCACAGCAGGTAACGGTTTCCATTGGTATGAGCAGTAAGTACACTTTAGAAGCTATTGAAGATCTATATGAAGGTATTTACGTTGCCTGCGAAAAATATGGTGTAGACCTGATCGGTGGCGATACAACCGCTTCTAAACAAGGATTGGTAATAAGTGTAACTGTTTTAGGTTATGCCGATGAAAAAGATATCACCTATAGAAATGGTGCCGAAGAAGGCGACCTGATATGCGTAAGTGGAGACTTAGGTGGCGCCTATGTCGGTTTGCAATTATTAGAGCGCGAGAAAATGGTTTATCTGGAAAATCCAAATATTCAGCCTGACCTGGAAGGCAAAGATTACATTGTTGAGCGGCAGTTAAAGCCTGAGGCGCGAGTGGATGTCGTGGATCTGTTAAAGTCACGCGGAATAAAGCCAACGGCTATGATCGATGTGTCAGACGGGTTAGCCTCTGAGTTGTTACACATTTGTAAGCAGAGTAATAAAGGTTGTAATCTGTATGAAGAAAAGATTCCCATTGACCCAATGACGTATGACACCGCCCGCGAATTTAATCTGGATCCGACTGTATGTGCGCTAAGCGGCGGCGAAGACTATGAATTACTTTTTACCATTAAACAAACCGACTACGACAAGATAAAGCATGATGTAGACGTGAGCATCATTGGTTATATAACTGAGCCGGCTGCCGGCTTAAACTTGATCTCGAAAAGCGGCCAGGTACATGAACTAAAAGCCCAGGGTTGGAACGCGTTTGAGTAA
- a CDS encoding DNA/RNA non-specific endonuclease, giving the protein MKKGFLLLTLAAATIFTSCKKDTALFTNPSDPSLTVTQTAYSVTEDFEQGTKAAYATADLTLKTGSWNFNDALIGNIAGDAKNGNWSIRLRAGSFSMNFDVANLDKIVFKHGKYGNDASSSWQLYMSRDKGKTYVQVGADYLETVNALATDSVSIASDGPVRFKFQKVGTAQTRLNFDDITFKGRGASGIVLTVPDTAPVDTASTAKATTPRGVTVGSDAPPATGDNSNLLFGNPSNATTTTAMLDNYLLDQGYYVESYSATRGTPNWVSWHLDNTNNTNATARLDNFAGFTGLPANDYVVQSNSYSGSGFDRGHNCPSADRTSSVNANSSTFLMTNMIPQAPQNNQQTWANLENYLRDQVTAGNEVYIIMGSYGTGGTGSLGSANTINNGHVTVPSNVWKVAVILPKGNGDLLRVSTTTRVIAVNTPNINTIDSDWNKYIVTVRSIETATGLNILSALPQSVQDAIEVKKDAGS; this is encoded by the coding sequence ATGAAAAAAGGATTTCTACTACTTACACTTGCAGCCGCGACTATTTTTACGAGTTGTAAAAAAGACACGGCGTTATTTACTAACCCCTCGGACCCTTCGCTGACCGTAACCCAAACAGCGTATTCTGTTACAGAAGATTTTGAACAAGGCACCAAAGCTGCTTATGCAACTGCCGACCTTACACTTAAAACAGGCTCATGGAACTTTAATGATGCCTTGATAGGTAACATTGCCGGCGATGCAAAAAATGGCAACTGGAGCATACGGTTACGTGCCGGAAGCTTTTCGATGAACTTTGATGTCGCCAACCTTGATAAGATCGTTTTTAAACATGGTAAATATGGTAATGACGCATCATCGTCATGGCAGTTGTACATGTCGCGCGATAAAGGAAAAACATATGTTCAGGTTGGAGCTGACTACTTGGAAACTGTAAACGCATTGGCAACAGACTCTGTAAGTATCGCGTCTGATGGCCCTGTCCGCTTTAAATTTCAAAAAGTAGGTACAGCGCAAACGCGTTTGAATTTTGATGACATCACTTTTAAAGGCCGTGGTGCATCTGGAATTGTTCTTACTGTGCCCGATACTGCCCCGGTAGATACTGCAAGCACTGCAAAGGCGACAACGCCTCGCGGTGTAACTGTAGGCAGCGATGCACCGCCTGCAACCGGCGATAACAGCAATTTGCTATTCGGAAACCCATCAAATGCTACAACAACAACAGCAATGTTAGACAATTACCTGCTTGACCAGGGATATTATGTAGAGTCTTACAGTGCGACCCGCGGCACACCTAACTGGGTAAGCTGGCATTTGGATAACACCAACAACACAAACGCGACTGCACGTCTTGATAACTTTGCTGGATTTACTGGTTTGCCAGCTAATGACTATGTGGTTCAAAGTAACAGCTATTCAGGTTCGGGATTTGACCGTGGACACAACTGCCCGTCTGCAGACCGTACCAGTTCTGTAAATGCGAATTCGTCGACATTCCTAATGACGAATATGATTCCGCAAGCGCCGCAAAACAATCAGCAAACCTGGGCTAACCTTGAGAATTATCTGCGTGACCAGGTTACTGCAGGCAACGAAGTTTATATCATTATGGGCAGCTATGGAACAGGGGGGACCGGTAGTTTAGGTAGTGCAAATACCATCAATAACGGTCACGTAACCGTACCAAGTAACGTTTGGAAAGTGGCGGTTATTTTGCCGAAAGGTAACGGCGACTTATTACGTGTATCTACTACAACTCGTGTGATAGCGGTTAATACACCAAACATCAACACTATTGACAGTGACTGGAACAAATACATTGTAACCGTACGCAGCATTGAAACTGCGACAGGTTTGAATATACTTTCAGCCTTGCCACAGTCTGTACAAGACGCTATCGAGGTTAAAAAAGACGCCGGATCATGA
- the nadA gene encoding quinolinate synthase NadA: protein MDTLEEINVKGFADEYIDPTLDLFDEISRLKKEKNAVILAHYYQEGDIQDIADYIGDSLGLSQQAAKTDADIIVFAGVHFMAETAKILSPKKKVLLPDIKAGCSLADSCPPHLFRKFKEAYPDHLVITYVNCTAELKAMSDIVCTSSNAVGIVNSLSPEQKIIFGPDRNLGRYVAEKTGRDLVLWNGACMVHEIFSREKITRLKERYPEAKILAHPECEQAVLDLADYIGSTTGILRYATSSPDKQFIVATEAGILHQMEKDNPDKEFIPAPPNNNCACNDCPHMKRNTLEKLYLCLKNEIPEILVPEDIIARAVKPIERMLEISAELGL from the coding sequence ATGGATACCTTAGAAGAAATAAACGTTAAAGGTTTTGCCGACGAATACATCGACCCGACGCTTGATCTTTTCGACGAAATAAGCCGATTAAAAAAAGAAAAGAATGCAGTTATACTGGCACACTATTACCAGGAAGGAGATATACAAGATATTGCCGATTATATCGGTGATAGTTTGGGCTTGTCTCAGCAAGCTGCGAAAACGGATGCCGATATTATTGTATTTGCGGGGGTTCATTTCATGGCAGAAACTGCCAAAATATTATCACCTAAGAAAAAGGTTTTACTACCCGATATTAAAGCCGGCTGTTCTTTGGCAGACAGCTGCCCACCACACCTTTTCAGGAAATTTAAGGAAGCTTATCCCGACCACCTGGTAATTACCTATGTGAACTGTACTGCCGAATTGAAGGCGATGAGCGATATTGTTTGCACATCGAGCAACGCGGTAGGTATTGTTAACAGTTTGTCACCAGAACAAAAGATCATCTTTGGGCCCGACAGAAACCTTGGTCGCTATGTAGCAGAAAAAACGGGCCGTGATCTGGTATTATGGAATGGTGCTTGTATGGTGCATGAAATCTTTTCGCGCGAGAAGATCACCAGGTTAAAAGAGCGCTACCCTGAAGCAAAAATTTTGGCCCACCCTGAATGTGAACAAGCCGTTTTAGATTTGGCCGATTATATAGGCTCTACAACGGGTATTTTAAGGTATGCGACTTCTTCTCCCGACAAGCAGTTCATCGTAGCTACAGAGGCCGGAATATTGCACCAAATGGAAAAAGATAACCCGGATAAGGAGTTCATTCCCGCACCACCTAATAATAATTGCGCATGTAATGACTGCCCGCACATGAAACGTAACACTCTGGAGAAGCTTTACCTGTGCTTAAAAAATGAAATTCCTGAGATATTGGTCCCCGAAGATATTATTGCTCGGGCGGTGAAGCCCATTGAAAGGATGCTGGAGATTTCAGCGGAATTGGGGTTGTAG
- the nadB gene encoding L-aspartate oxidase — MTRSVDFLVIGSGIAGLSFALKAAKHGEVLIVTKASEDESNTKYAQGGVAVVVDKKDDSFEKHIEDTLIAGDGLCDRQVVEAVVKEGPARIREIIDYGTNFDKTNDGIYDLAKEGGHSEFRVLHYKDITGFEIERALLEEIHKHPNIEIISHYFAVELITQHHLGELVTKHSDDIKCYGIYVLNHLNGNVDKILSRITVMASGGAGHIYATTTNPTIATGDGVAMVYRAKGKVRNMEFIQFHPTALYNPGEYPSFLISEAVRGFGGVLKRLDGTEFMQEYDPRGSLAPRDIVARAIDNEIKKSGEDYVYLDIRHRNKKDILAHFPNIYAKCLDIGIDMTKDMIPVSPACHYMCGGVMVDHWGRSSINRLYACGECSSTGLHGANRLASNSLLEALVFAHRIYEDAVVQFEEYSVPANIPDWNENGVQLSNEDILVTHNVREMQKLMNDYVGIVRSDFRLDRAMRRLGLLHEETESFYKKTKLSVKLCELRNLIQVSYIVVKSAMMRKESRGLHFTTDYPEHAAVLEDTVF; from the coding sequence ATGACAAGATCTGTGGATTTCCTGGTGATAGGGTCCGGAATAGCCGGTTTAAGTTTTGCACTTAAAGCAGCTAAACATGGTGAAGTACTGATAGTTACAAAAGCCAGCGAAGATGAAAGCAACACTAAATATGCCCAGGGGGGTGTTGCCGTGGTTGTGGATAAAAAAGACGATTCTTTTGAAAAGCATATAGAAGATACGCTAATTGCTGGCGACGGGCTTTGTGACCGCCAGGTTGTTGAGGCTGTTGTAAAAGAAGGCCCTGCACGTATACGCGAAATTATTGACTACGGTACCAATTTCGATAAGACTAATGATGGTATATATGACTTGGCGAAAGAAGGTGGCCATTCAGAATTTAGAGTATTACATTATAAGGATATAACAGGATTTGAGATCGAGCGTGCACTGCTCGAAGAGATACATAAGCATCCTAACATAGAAATAATCAGCCATTATTTTGCGGTGGAATTGATTACACAGCACCATTTAGGTGAACTGGTTACCAAGCACAGTGACGATATTAAATGCTACGGTATTTATGTGCTAAATCATTTAAATGGTAATGTGGATAAGATCTTATCGAGAATTACAGTAATGGCATCGGGCGGTGCGGGACATATCTATGCTACTACAACTAACCCGACAATTGCTACAGGTGATGGTGTGGCGATGGTTTACCGGGCAAAGGGTAAAGTACGGAACATGGAATTTATCCAATTTCATCCAACAGCATTGTATAACCCGGGCGAATATCCATCATTCCTTATCTCCGAAGCTGTACGTGGTTTTGGCGGAGTATTAAAAAGATTGGACGGTACCGAGTTTATGCAGGAATATGATCCGCGCGGGTCTTTAGCGCCACGGGATATTGTTGCACGGGCGATTGATAACGAGATCAAAAAGTCGGGCGAAGATTACGTTTACCTGGATATCCGTCATCGGAACAAAAAAGACATCTTAGCGCATTTCCCTAACATTTATGCTAAGTGTTTAGATATAGGTATAGACATGACTAAAGACATGATCCCTGTATCCCCGGCGTGCCATTATATGTGCGGCGGGGTTATGGTAGACCATTGGGGACGGTCGTCTATTAACCGGTTATACGCCTGTGGAGAGTGTTCTTCCACCGGTTTGCATGGTGCTAACCGATTAGCATCCAATTCGTTATTAGAAGCTTTGGTATTTGCGCATCGTATTTATGAAGACGCCGTAGTACAGTTTGAAGAGTATAGTGTACCGGCTAATATCCCCGACTGGAATGAGAATGGTGTACAATTATCAAACGAGGATATTTTGGTTACCCACAATGTGCGCGAGATGCAGAAGTTGATGAACGACTATGTGGGTATTGTACGCTCAGACTTCCGCCTCGACCGTGCTATGCGCCGACTAGGTTTATTACATGAAGAAACAGAATCATTTTACAAAAAGACCAAGCTATCCGTTAAACTTTGCGAGTTGCGCAACTTGATACAGGTTTCTTATATTGTGGTAAAGTCTGCGATGATGCGCAAAGAAAGCCGGGGCTTGCATTTTACCACAGATTATCCTGAACATGCTGCCGTATTGGAGGATACGGTCTTTTAG
- a CDS encoding gamma carbonic anhydrase family protein translates to MPLILPVKNKNPGWGNDCFIADNCTIVGDVTMGNNCSVWFNAVVRGDVNYIKVGNNTNIQDGAVIHATYLKAATEIGNHVSIGHNAIVHGCTLKDHTLVGMGAIIMDHAVVEEYVIIGAGSVVLENTVCESGYLYAGTPAKKIKPLTDEQRALLDKLPDNYVMYSGWFMEG, encoded by the coding sequence ATGCCATTGATCTTGCCTGTAAAAAATAAAAACCCTGGTTGGGGAAACGATTGCTTTATTGCTGATAATTGCACTATAGTTGGAGATGTAACTATGGGCAACAACTGTTCCGTTTGGTTTAATGCTGTTGTGCGCGGAGATGTCAATTATATTAAAGTTGGAAACAATACCAATATCCAGGATGGAGCGGTAATACACGCTACTTATTTAAAAGCGGCTACTGAGATTGGTAATCATGTTTCTATTGGCCACAACGCTATCGTTCATGGCTGCACGCTGAAAGATCATACATTAGTTGGTATGGGTGCCATTATAATGGATCATGCAGTGGTAGAAGAGTATGTGATAATAGGGGCGGGGTCTGTGGTGTTAGAAAATACTGTTTGCGAGAGCGGCTATCTTTACGCCGGCACACCTGCAAAAAAAATAAAGCCTCTTACTGATGAGCAAAGGGCTCTATTAGACAAACTACCGGATAACTACGTGATGTATTCCGGCTGGTTTATGGAAGGTTAG